Proteins encoded together in one Dermacentor variabilis isolate Ectoservices chromosome 2, ASM5094787v1, whole genome shotgun sequence window:
- the LOC142572169 gene encoding lysosomal acid glucosylceramidase-like isoform X1: MCAMEKDLLTTLATLVILISVAAPKCWPRDYGFGSPVCVCGMTYCDFIGDIGPLPKGAVIAFESSKAGLRFKKTVLFREERDPPGNNTLLLVINPRKTYQEIFGFGGAFTDAVGLNLRNLSMQLQDAIIGSYYSTAGIEYSIARIPMASTDFSVRKYTYDDSPNDFFLLNFTLAAEDIHLKIPYIKRAMHMSRKTIWFYGSPWSSPAWMKTSQKLEGSGFLKGLPGGPFYKTWAAYFVRFVQEYEREGIPIWGLTVQNEPSSGFIPFYPWQTLGFTPQTERDFIKYDLGPALNNAGYGNLKLMMLDDNRLAIRRWTSVVLGDPEVAKYVQGIAVHWYMNRVIGPWVLDKVHKNHPDKFILPSEACTGYRSKRGEKVMLGSWERAEEYAIDILQDLNHWASGWTDWNLALNTHGGPNWAKNFVDSPIIVNSTAEEFYKQPMYYALGHFSKFLPRGSVRIGSRLKQGSDKLKYAAFLTPDLVAVVIAVNTRDEKIELYIEDVFGSTSLKKVIEKRSITTFMWQL, from the exons ATGTGTGCCATGGAAAAAGACTTGCTGACAACCTTAGCTACGCTTGTAATTCTTATATCTG TCGCAGCTCCCAAGTGCTGGCCAAGGGACTATGGCTTTGGCAGTCCTGTGTGCGTGTGCGGCATGACGTACTGTGACTTCATCGGCGACATCGGGCCCCTGCCGAAAGGAGCAGTGATTGCCTTTGAGAGCAGCAAGGCCGGACTCCGGTTTAAGAAAACTGTATTGTTCCGCGAAGAAAGAG ATCCACCAGGCAACAACACTTTGCTGCTTGTGATAAACCCGAGAAAAACGTACCAGGAAATATTTGGTTTCGGAGGCGCCTTCACTGACGCAGTTGGGTTAAATCTGAGAAATCTCTCGATGCAGCTGCAGGACGCTATTATCGGGTCCTACTACTCCACAGCAG GAATAGAGTACAGCATTGCCAGGATACCAATGGCTAGCACTGACTTCTCAGTGCGCAAGTACACCTATGACGATTCTCCAAACGACTTCTTTCTGCTCAACTTCACTCTCGCCGCGGAAGACATCCACCTCAAG ATCCCGTACATCAAAAGAGCAATGCATATGTCGCGCAAAACAATATGGTTTTACGGAAGTCCCTGGAGCAGCCCTGCATGGATGAAGACGAGCCAAAAGTTGGAGGGTTCTGGGTTTCTCAAAGGACTCCCGGGTGGACCTTTCTACAAAACTTGGGCAGCATATTTCGTCAG GTTTGTGCAGGAGTACGAGAGAGAAGGCATTCCCATCTGGGGTCTGACGGTGCAGAACGAGCCGTCCTCTGGCTTCATACCATTTTATCCCTGGCAGACCCTCGGCTTTACACCGCAGACCGAGAGAGACTTCATCAAGTATGATCTGGGACCAGCGTTGAACAACGCGGGCTACGGCAACCTGAAGCTTATGATGCTCGATGACAACCGCCTCGCGATTCGACGCTGGACAAGCGTG GTTTTGGGAGACCCTGAAGTGGCAAAGTACGTCCAAGGAATCGCTGTTCATTGGTACATGAATCGTGTAATCGGACCATGGGTCCTCGACAAGGTTCACAAGAACCACCCGGACAAGTTTATCCTGCCGTCCGAGGCCTGCACTGGATATAGAAGTAAAAGAGGGGAGAAAGTCATGCTAGGCAGTTGGGAACGCGCTGAGGAGTACGCCATCGATATACTCCAG GACCTCAACCATTGGGCTAGTGGGTGGACGGACTGGAACCTGGCTTTAAATACTCATGGTGGCCCCAACTGGGCTAAAAACTTTGTCGACTCGCCCATTATCGTGAATTCCACTGCTGAAGAGTTTTACAAGCAGCCAATGTATTACGCGCTGGGCCACTTCAG TAAATTTCTTCCGAGGGGCAGTGTCAGGATTGGGTCTCGTCTGAAGCAAGGTTCAGATAAGCTGAAGTACGCAGCTTTCTTGACGCCAGATCTGGTAGCCGTAGTCATCGCCGTCAACAC acGCGACGAAAAAATCGAGCTATACATCGAAGACGTGTTTGGATCTACCAGTCTGAAGAAGGTCATCGAAAAACGGTCGATAACAACGTTTATGTGGCAATTATAG
- the LOC142572169 gene encoding lysosomal acid glucosylceramidase-like isoform X2 has product MCAMEKDLLTTLATLVILISVAAPKCWPRDYGFGSPVCVCGMTYCDFIGDIGPLPKGAVIAFESSKAGLRFKKTVLFREERDPPGNNTLLLVINPRKTYQEIFGFGGAFTDAVGLNLRNLSMQLQDAIIGSYYSTAGIEYSIARIPMASTDFSVRKYTYDDSPNDFFLLNFTLAAEDIHLKIPYIKRAMHMSRKTIWFYGSPWSSPAWMKTSQKLEGSGFLKGLPGGPFYKTWAAYFVRFVQEYEREGIPIWGLTVQNEPSSGFIPFYPWQTLGFTPQTERDFIKYDLGPALNNAGYGNLKLMMLDDNRLAIRRWTSVDLNHWASGWTDWNLALNTHGGPNWAKNFVDSPIIVNSTAEEFYKQPMYYALGHFSKFLPRGSVRIGSRLKQGSDKLKYAAFLTPDLVAVVIAVNTRDEKIELYIEDVFGSTSLKKVIEKRSITTFMWQL; this is encoded by the exons ATGTGTGCCATGGAAAAAGACTTGCTGACAACCTTAGCTACGCTTGTAATTCTTATATCTG TCGCAGCTCCCAAGTGCTGGCCAAGGGACTATGGCTTTGGCAGTCCTGTGTGCGTGTGCGGCATGACGTACTGTGACTTCATCGGCGACATCGGGCCCCTGCCGAAAGGAGCAGTGATTGCCTTTGAGAGCAGCAAGGCCGGACTCCGGTTTAAGAAAACTGTATTGTTCCGCGAAGAAAGAG ATCCACCAGGCAACAACACTTTGCTGCTTGTGATAAACCCGAGAAAAACGTACCAGGAAATATTTGGTTTCGGAGGCGCCTTCACTGACGCAGTTGGGTTAAATCTGAGAAATCTCTCGATGCAGCTGCAGGACGCTATTATCGGGTCCTACTACTCCACAGCAG GAATAGAGTACAGCATTGCCAGGATACCAATGGCTAGCACTGACTTCTCAGTGCGCAAGTACACCTATGACGATTCTCCAAACGACTTCTTTCTGCTCAACTTCACTCTCGCCGCGGAAGACATCCACCTCAAG ATCCCGTACATCAAAAGAGCAATGCATATGTCGCGCAAAACAATATGGTTTTACGGAAGTCCCTGGAGCAGCCCTGCATGGATGAAGACGAGCCAAAAGTTGGAGGGTTCTGGGTTTCTCAAAGGACTCCCGGGTGGACCTTTCTACAAAACTTGGGCAGCATATTTCGTCAG GTTTGTGCAGGAGTACGAGAGAGAAGGCATTCCCATCTGGGGTCTGACGGTGCAGAACGAGCCGTCCTCTGGCTTCATACCATTTTATCCCTGGCAGACCCTCGGCTTTACACCGCAGACCGAGAGAGACTTCATCAAGTATGATCTGGGACCAGCGTTGAACAACGCGGGCTACGGCAACCTGAAGCTTATGATGCTCGATGACAACCGCCTCGCGATTCGACGCTGGACAAGCGTG GACCTCAACCATTGGGCTAGTGGGTGGACGGACTGGAACCTGGCTTTAAATACTCATGGTGGCCCCAACTGGGCTAAAAACTTTGTCGACTCGCCCATTATCGTGAATTCCACTGCTGAAGAGTTTTACAAGCAGCCAATGTATTACGCGCTGGGCCACTTCAG TAAATTTCTTCCGAGGGGCAGTGTCAGGATTGGGTCTCGTCTGAAGCAAGGTTCAGATAAGCTGAAGTACGCAGCTTTCTTGACGCCAGATCTGGTAGCCGTAGTCATCGCCGTCAACAC acGCGACGAAAAAATCGAGCTATACATCGAAGACGTGTTTGGATCTACCAGTCTGAAGAAGGTCATCGAAAAACGGTCGATAACAACGTTTATGTGGCAATTATAG